The Triticum aestivum cultivar Chinese Spring chromosome 3A, IWGSC CS RefSeq v2.1, whole genome shotgun sequence genome includes a region encoding these proteins:
- the LOC123058023 gene encoding cysteine-rich receptor-like protein kinase 10 produces MALPAISWPLISLLLAVTPAHSTCEESVRIAGAGGLLQCYPAPALSNATNGTAFRATLLPLLRSLPSAAAPTGFASLRSVTRGERAFARGLCLGNSTVPSECARCLSAAAGNLTAGCGSTSRRAGFWSDRCFLAYADTNTSSPSEDAFRALVLLDAVPASKVNTKSFYYVHLHDELVAMAQQVARRAAANISGPRMLATAEESNSESAVSRTVHVLAQCGRDRTAAGCVRCLQNSVHAVDWDLNAARVDGGVAAAVVGFNCYMRFEVSTAACGDTIWGAVAPVLLVLCMLAGGACGCMCALP; encoded by the exons ATGGCGCTTCCAGCGATCTCGTGGCCGctcatctccctcctcctcgccGTGACGCCAGCCCATAGCACCTGTGAGGAGAGCGTGCGCATCGCGGGCGCAGGCGGCTTGCTGCAATGCTACCCGGCGCCGGCGCTCAGCAACGCCACGAACGGCACGGCGTTTCGTGCCaccctgctcccgctcctccgctctctcccctccgccgccgcgcccacgGGCTTCGCCTCCCTACGGTCCGTCACTCGCGGGGAGCGCGCGTTCGCGCGGGGGCTCTGCCTCGGCAACTCCACGGTGCCGTCCGAGTGCGCCCGGTGCCTGTCCGCCGCGGCTGGGAACCTCACCGCCGGCTGCGGCTCCAccagccggcgcgccggcttcTGGAGCGACCGGTGCTTCCTCGCCTACGCCGACACCAACACATCCTCGCCTAGCGAGGACGCCTTCCGCGCTCTCGTCCTCCTCGACGCCGTCCCTGCCTCTAAGGTCAACACCAAATCCTTCTACTACGTCCACCTGCACGATGAGCTGGTCGCCATGGCGCAGCAGGTGGCGCGGCGCGCGGCCGCGAACATCTCCGGGCCGCGGATGCTGGCCACAGCGGAGGAGAGCAACTCCGAGAGCGCGGTGAGCAGAACAGTGCACGTTCTGGCGCAGTGCGGGAGGGACCGCACGGCGGCGGGCTGCGTCCGGTGCCTGCAAAACTCGGTGCACGCCGTGGACTGGGACCTCAACGCTGCCCGCGTCGACGGTGGCGTGGCGGCCGCGGTGGTGGGCTTCAACTGCTACATGCGGTTTGAGGTCTCCACTGCAGCGTGTGGCGACACTATCTGGGGCG CTGTAGCACCGGTGCTACTCGTGCTATGTATGTTGGCAGGAGGCGCATGTGGGTGTATGTGTGCTTTACCC